The genomic interval GCGGGGCGTGCACTTCGCCATGGAATTTCTGCCCCAGCAGAACCGGCGTGTCGCCGGTGACGACGTCCCCGTGGCGCAGTCCATCATGGCCACCGGCAAACAGGTCGTGGTGATCGGCGGCGGTGATACCGGTTCCGACTGCATCGGCACCTCCAACCGCCAGGGCGCCGCCTCGGTTACCCAGTTGGAGATCCTGCTCAAGCCGCCGGAGAAGGAAGACAAGGCCCTGACCTGGCCCGACTGGCCGCACAAGCTGCGCACCTCGTCTTCGCATCAGGAAGGCTGCGAGCGCATGTGGTCGCTGACGACCAAAGAGATTGTCGGCGAGAACGGCCAGGCCCGCGCGATCAAATGCGCCAAGGTGGAATGGAGCAGGGATAGCGGCGGCGCCTGGAGAATGACCGAGGTCCCCGGCTCGGGGTTCGAACTGCAGGCCGATCTGGTACTATTGGCCATGGGCTTCGTACATCCCGTGCACGCGGGCATGCTCGAAGAACTCGGCGTGACGCTGGATGGCCGCGGCAACGTGCAAGGCGCGACCGATGGTGCGAATGCCTACAACACCTCACTGGACAAGGTCTTTGCCGCCGGCGACATGCGGCGCGGCCAGTCGCTGATCGTCTGGGCGATCCGCGAGGGCCGCCAATGCGCGCGCGCCGTCGACGAGTACCTGATGGGCAGTTCCGATCTGCCGCGGTAACTGTTTTGAACCACAAAGGACACGAAGGACACAAAGGGAGAAATCATGTTCGCTGCTGCAGTCTTGCCTGGCTACCATTCGATTGGAGACCGCGTTGGTCCGATCGCGTGAGTCCTGACGATGCAACCCGCGCCATACCTCGGGCTACTTTGTCATTTTTGAACTCTTTGTGTCCTTCGTGTCCTTTGTGGTGAAATTTCGCTTATGACCCAACTGAAGAACGATCGTTTCCTGCGCGCCCTGATGCGCCAGCCCGTGGATGTCACGCCGGTGTGGATGATGCGCCAGGCCGGACGTTATCTGCCTGAATACCGCGCCACGCGCGAGAAGGCCGGCGATTTCATGAGTCTGTGCCAGGCACCCGAGCTGGCCTGCGAGGTGACGTTGCAGCCGCTGGAGCGCTTCCCGCTGGATGCCGCCATCCTGTTCTCCGACATCCTGACCGTGCCGGATGCGATGGGGCTGGGTGTGTACTTCGAGGAAGGCGAGGGCCCGCGCTTCCGTAAACCGGTACGCACCGAGGCGGACGTGCGCGCACTCGGTGTGCCCGACCCGGAAGGCGAGCTGCGGTATGTGATGGACGCCGTGCGCCTGATCCGTCACGAACTGCACGGTCGCGTACCCTTGATCGGCTTTTCCGGCAGCCCATGGACACTGGCGACCTATATGGTCGAGGGCGGCTCGAGCAAGCATTTTGCCATCCTCAAGGCCATGCTCTACGACCGGCCCGAATTGCTGCATCGCTTGCTGGAAACGCTGGCGGCGGCGGTAACCGCCTACCTCAACGCCCAGATCGCGGCCGGCGTCCAGGCGGTCATGCTGTTCGATACCTGGGGCGGCGCCCTGGGACCGCGCGAGTATCAGGTCTTCTCGCTGGACTACATGACCCGGATCATCGCCGGCCTGAACCGCGAACATGAGGGGCAGGTCATACCCATCGTCCTGTTCACCAAGGGTGGCGGACAGTGGCTGGAGGCGATGGCCGACTCCGGTGCCGACGCCCTCGGCCTCGACTGGACCACCGACATCAGCCAGGCGCGTGCGCGCGTCGGCGACCGCGTCGCCCTGCAGGGCAATCTCGACCCGGCGGTGCTCTATGCGCGGCCGGAACACATCCGCACCGAGGTCGAACGGGTGCTTGCCGGCTACGGTGCCGGCCCCGGCCACGTATTCAATCTCGGCCACGGTATCCATCCGCAGATCGAACCGGCGCATGCGGCGGCCATGATCGACGCAGTCCACGAGCTGAGCCGCCCCTACCACGCACGCTGATCGATCTCCCGGCAGCAGTCCGGCGGGCGGCGGGTTCTCTCACCCGCCCAGTTCGGCCAGCAGCCAGCGCAGCATCCCGACTGCCTGGTCGTGATAGCCCCCGCCGAACAGGTTCAAATGATTGAGGACGTGGTACAGGTTGTACAGCGTCCTGCGCAGTGGATAACCCGTCTCCAGCGGCCATGCCTCGCGGTAGGCCGTCTGGAATGCGTCGCCGAACCCGCCGAACAGCTCCGTCATGGCCAGATCGGCCTCCCGGTCACCGAACGACACCGCCGGATCGAAGATCACCGGCTGCCCGTCGGCGAGATAGCCGTGATTGCCGCCCCAGAGATCGCCGTGCAGCAATGAGGGCCGCGGGCGGTGGTCATCGAACAGCCCGTCGAGCCCCAGCAGCAGCCGCTCTCCCAGACGCTGCAACTCCCCGCCCCAACCATTACTGGCTGCCAGTTCCAGTTGATAGCCCAGCCGGCGCTCGCGCCAGAAGCCGACCCAGTCGGCGGTGGGCGTATTGATCTGCGGCGTCGAGCCGATGGTGTTGTCGCGCTGCCAGCCGAACTCCGCGCGCGTGACCCGGTGCATCGCCGCCAGTTGCGTGCCGAGCAGCGCACCATTACCGCCACGCCCAAGCGCCAGGTGCTCCAGCACCAGATAGGTCTTGTCTCCAGCGACACCCCAGCACACCGGCGCGGGCACGCGCACGGTGCGCGTCGCGGCGATCTCGCGCAGCCCCTCGGCCTCGGCCGCGAACATGTCGGCCTGCGCCGCGTCGTTGAGTTTGACGAAGAAATCGCGCCCCACGCCCGGCAGCCGCACCGCCTGGTTGATGCAGCCACCACCGACGGATTCCCGCGCGCCGCGCACAGCTATGCCGGTCGCGCTACGGATGTGTTCCCCGATGTCGTGCCAGATATTCATGCAGTCTGCTGGTACCACGAACCTTGAACCGCAAAGCCCCAAGGGATTTTGTGAACCGCCAAGACGCGGAGGTCGCCAAGAAAGATTTGGGAAACCGCCAAGGCGCCAAGACGCCAAGATTTTTCATGAATAATGATTTTCTTGGCGTCTTGGCGCCTTGGCGGTTTAACCAGATTTTCCTTGGCGTCTTGGCGGTTCAATCAGGTTTTCTTGGCGGCCTCCGCGTCTTGGCGGTTCACAGAAAAAGAACCGTTCAGGCCCCGGCCGCCAGGCGCAGGTGCAGTGGGCTGTGGCGCGGGAAGTGGGCGCGCAGGAATTCCATCTGGTCGGCGAGGACGCGCTTACCCTGCAGATAGATGTACTCGGCGTGGGTTGGTGTGAACGGGACGGCCAGCAGCTCCATCTGCGCCTGCTCGGGGCGGCGACCGGCCTTGTGGTTGTTGCAGCGCTTGCAGGCGGTGACCACGTTGTTCCAGGTGTCCGCACCGTCCTGGCTGAGTGGCGTCACATGGTCGCGCGACAACTCGCTGTCACGGAAATGCGTACCGCAATAGAGACACAGGCCGGCATCACGCTTGAACAGTGCGGCGTTGTTGAGTGGTGGGATATAACTGTCGCGTGCCTGTCTCAGGGCGTGATTGCTGCCGTGGGTCGCGATGATGGAATTGAGATCGATCTGACTGCGCAACCCGGTACGCGCATTGATGCCACCGCGCACCCGTACCAGGGTGCTGCCGCAGGCGTAGGCCACCTGCCCCAGGTAATAGAGGCGTACGGCGTCCCGGTAGTTGACCCACTCCAGCGGCATACCGGCGGCGTCCGTGCGCAGAATCTGATGCGTCAGACTGAACACAGTACAAGCTCCCCGAATCCCCGCATTTATGTCAGAAATAGCGTTAAAAGTAAACTTCACTGGAGCAGTGGCTTTCAACCCCGGGATGGACGGCGGCGCGCACCCGGCAACCCCGCCGCGTATTCAATCGGCGCTGGGATTCCGGTATCATGTCCCCTTTTTCGGCTACTGATGACGGCCGTTACCGGCGCGATTCGCGGTAGGATCCGCCACCATGGGGCGCCTATACATACCGCGCCGGTGCCCACTTTGAGCACAGCCATCCCGACCGGATGCGGAGAACCTGAGCATGCCAATTGTTGTGGCCGTACCGAAGGAAACCACCGCGGACGAACGCCGCGTTGCCCTGGACCCCAGCGTCGCCGAGCGCTTCACCAAGCTGGGCTGCAAGATCCTGCTCGAGTCCGGTGCCGGCCTGAGTGCCTACCAACCCGACAGCGCCTACGCCAGCGCCGAGGCCGTTACCGACCGCAAGACCCTGCTCGGCCAGGCGGACGTGCTGTTCAAGGTGCAGCCACCGACCCTGGAAGAGGCCGACGCCCTCAAGGAAGGCGCGGTGGTGATCAGCTTCATGCAGGCGCACAAGAACGCCGACCTGGTCGCCCGGCTGCGCGACCGCAAAATCACCAGTTTTGCCATGGAACTGATCCCGCGCATCTCGCGCGCCCAGGGCATGGATGCGCTGTCCTCGCAGGCTGCGGTCGCGGGTTACAAGGCCGTGCTGATGGCCGCTGACCGCAGCGGACGCTTCTTCCCCATGCTGACCACCGCCGCCGGCACCATCCGCCCGTCCAAGGTGCTGGTGATCGGTGCCGGGGTCGCCGGCCTGCAGGCCATCGCCACCGCCCGGCGCCTCGGCGCCATGGTCGAGGGCTACGACGTGCGCGCCGCCACCAAGGAGCAGGTACAGTCGCTGGGCGCCAAGTTCGTCGATACCGGCGTGGCCGCCGAAGGCACCGGCGGCTATGCGCGGGAGCTGACCGACGAGGAGAAGACCAAGCAGGCCGAGATCCTCGCCAAGCACGTCGCCGCGGCCGATGCCGTCATCACCACCGCCGCCATCCCCGGCCGCCCATCGCCACGCATCATCCCGGCCGCCGTGGTCGAGCAGATGAAGCCCGGCGCGGTGATCATCGACCTGGCCGCCGAGGGCGGTGGCAACTGCGAGCTGACCCGGCCCGGCGAGCAGCTCGAACACAATGGCGTGATCATCTATGGGCCGCTCAACGTGTCCAGCATGCTGCCGGTGCATGCCAGCGAGATGTACGCCAAGAACCTGCTCAATTTCCTCAGCCCGATGATCAAGGATGGCAAACTCGAGCTGGACTGGGACGACGAGGTCATCCGCGACAGCGCGCTGACTCACGCCGGCGAAATCAGGCACGCAGCGACCCGCGCGCTGGTGGAAGGAGAATCCTCATGATCGAAGGCTTCACGGCACTCTACATCTTCATGCTGGCCGCGTTCACCGGTTACGAGGTGATCGCACGTGTGCCGGTCATCCTGCACACCCCACTGATGTCGGGCTCGAACTTCGTGCATGGCATCGTGCTGGTCGGCGCCATGGTCGCCCTGGGCCATGCCGACACCGAAGCGGAACACCTCATCGGCTTCATCGGCGTCATGCTCGCGGCCGGCAACGCCGTCGGCGGCTACGTCGTCACCGAGCGCATGCTCGAAATGTTCAAGAGCAGTAAGGAGCCCGCGAAATGATTGAGTTGAGTTATTTCGCCGCGGCCGTGCTGTTCATCCTCGGCCTCAAGCGCATGAGCTCGCCGAAGACGGCGCGTGACGGCATCGTCTGGGCCGGTGCCGGCATGCTGGTGGCGACCCTTGCCACCTTCTTCTACCCGGGCATGCACAACTACGGCCTGATCATCCTCGCCATTCTGATCGGCGGCGGCGCCGCCTGGTACACCGGTAAGAAGGTCGCCATGACCGACATGCCGCAGATGATCGCCACCTACAACGGCATGGGTGGCGGTGCCGCGGCGGCGATCGCGGTCGTGGAGCTGCTCAAGGGTGAGTTTCACAGCCAGAGCTTCCTGGTGCTCGCCGTGGGCGGTGGGCTGATCGGCTCGGTGGCCTTCTCCGGCTCCATGATCGCCTTCGCCAAGCTGCAGGGCCTGATGAAGAAATCGTTTCTCTTCCCCGGTCAGCAGAAGCTCAACCTGGTGGTGTTCATCGCGACCGTCATCTTCGGGCTCATACTCATCTTCGGCAGCTCCACGGGCGGCTTCCCGCTGCTGGCATTCTTCGTTTTGGCACTCGCCTTCGGCATTATGATGACCCTGCCGATCGGCGGTGCCGACATGCCGGTGGTGATCTCGCTGTACAACGCCCTGACCGGCCTGGCGGTGGCCTTCGAGGGCTTCGTGCTCGGCAATGCCGCCATGATCATCGCTGGCACGGTGGTGGGCTCGGCCGGCACGCTGCTCACCCAGTTGATGGCCAAGGCCATGAACCGGCCGATCAGCAACGTGCTGTTCTCCGGCTTCGGCGCCAGTGGTGGCGAAGAGGCGGCGCACGACGCCGGCGGCGTCATGAAGGAGATCGATGCCAGTGACGCGGCGGTGATGATGGCCTACGCCAGCAAGGTCATCATCGTGCCCGGCTACGGCATGGCGGTCGCCCAGGCGCAACACAAGGTCTGGGAATTCTGCAAGCAGCTCGAAGAGAAGGGTGTGACGGTGAAGTTCGCCATCCACCCCGTCGCCGGCCGCATGCCCGGTCACATGAACGTGTTGCTGGCCGAGGCCGGTGTGCCCTACGACAAGATCTACGACCTCGAGGAGATCAACGCCGAATTCCCGACCGCCGATGTCGCACTCATCATCGGCGCCAACGACGTGGTCAACCCGGTGGCACGTACCGATCCCCACAGCCCGATCTACGGCATGCCGATCCTCGATGCCGACAAGGCCAAGAACGTCATCGTGATCAAACGCGGCCGCGGCACCGGCTTCTCCGGCATCGAGAACGCCCTGTTCTTCCTCGACCACACGCGCATGCTCTACGGCGACGGCCAGGAAGTGGCGGGCAAGCTGATTCAGGAAGTGAAGCAGCTGTAGGCCGAGTCGGGACGCCCATACCACACCGCCCGGTGCGTGGGTCCGCACCGGGCGGTTCGAGAAGTGGGGGTCATGAGAGTCGTGGCACGCCGAGCCGGTAGAAGCAGGTAATTGGCATCACCCGATTCAGCGTCAGGTGGCTGTTGTGCCACCAGCGGCGACGGTTCGCAGCGGCCCGCCGTGCGCAACCGTCCAGCCAGCGTTCAGCGCGGCCGGTCGGGCCCGTAGGCCTCCACCAGGTACTCGAGGATCTGCTCCTGCTGCTCCTCGGTGATCCAGGTGGCGCCGAACTCGTTGACCATGTCGTCGATTACCCACTTCCAGTTGAAACGGTCCAGGCGCTGCGATTTCGGCAACTCCAGGCCGTGGCAGCTGCCACACTGGGTTTCAAACAGCTGTTTGCCGGGCTGAGGGTCCGCGTCCGACGCCGCCCCGACCGGGGCGCAGACGAGCAGTGACAGTAGCAACGTGATTCCGGTCCGGCGCACGGTCAGGCGCTGACCATGCCCGACACGCGATGCACCACGTTGCCGAGATAGCCGCGCGGGTTCCAGGGCTGGATGATGGGCTGGCTGCTGCCCTGATCGTCGAAGGCCCGCGCCCAGATCTCGTAGTAGCCACGACCGGGGAAGCTGACCTCCGCTTCGAAGGCATTCCAGGCGTACTTTTGCGAAGACTTGGTCAGCTTGGCCTTCTCCCAGTGAATGCCGAAATCGGTGGAGATCATCACGTCCTTGACCTTGTCTTCGCCGGCCCAGGCGTGGCCGCGTACCTTCACCTTATCCCCAGCCTTCACACGGAAATCCTCGGCAGGCGAGGTGATCATGGACTTGATCACCCAGGAGGTGGCGATGACCATATCCGATTCGGGTGGCACGTCGCCGGGACGCACGGGATAGGCCGGGACCCGGTAGGAATAGCCGCCCATCTTGGGGCCGTCATGCACCTGGTCGCGCACCCAGATCCGGGTGAGCCACTTGTGCGAACAGCTCCCGACCCAGCCGGGTACCACCAGGCGTACGGGGTACCCGTTGAGGCCGGGCAGTTCCTCGCCGTTTACTTCATAGGCCACGATGGTGTGCTCCTCCATGGCCTTGTCGATGGGGATACCCCGCGAGATGGGCGGTTCGTCCTTGCCTCCCAGGTGCAGGTCTTCGCCATAATGGCCGGTATAGACCGCGCTGTCCTTGAGGCCCGCTTCGCGCAGCAGATCGGCGAGGCGCACGCCCTTCCATTCGGAGCAGCTGATGGCGCCCCGAGCCCAGGGGTTGCCACGCGGTTGCGGATTGAACAGGACGCGGCCGTTGCCGCCGCACTCGATGCAGGCATGCACCGTGGTGGCGGGCATCTGCCGCAATTGATCCAAGCTGATCTCCAGCGGCCGGTTCACCTCGCCGTCGATGGTCAGTTTCCAGCCCTGCGGATCGCGGGCCTCGGCGCGCGCCGGCACCGTACCGTTGTTGCGCACGAACATGCGCGCCGTAGGGGTGACCCGATCGGCCAGTTCGTGGGGTGCGAACTCGCCGTTCACCGGTCGGGAGCTGTGCACGATCATGCCCGGCTTGCCAGGGATGCTGACGGACTGCTCGGCCTCCTCGGCCCAGGCCTCCGGGATCAGGCCGCGCCCGAACAGGCCGCTCAGGGCCGCATAGCCGCCGGCACCGGTGCCGAGCAGGGCCGCCGCCACGCCGCCGCGGCCCACCAGGCCGAAAAACGAACGCCGCGAGACGATTTCATCGTAGCGGTCCAGCACCTCGGGGGCGGCACCGCTGTCCTGCAGTTTTCCGCGCAGGGCATCCCAATCGGGGAGCTTGGGGGGATCGGTTTTCATAACAGCCTCCGACTGTGGGAATTCGGGAACCAGCGGGATTTTCTGATCTGACGCGACTCAGCCTATCTAATAGACGGCAATCCCGGGGCTGTCAAACCACTATGCCGTGGTTGGGTCAAACGGAGAGGGGCGATCGAGTCTGATCCGAATGGCACGACACCCTGTAGTCGTGCAAGTCGTTCCCGCCTTCCGTTGCTCCTGTTCGACACACCACCTGTCATGCTCTCTATCGGGCGGTATAGCCGCCATCGATAACCAACTCGGCGCCGGTCACGAATTTAGATTCATCGGATGCCAGGTACAGAACGCCATAGGCAACATCGTCGGGTTCCCCGGTATGGCCGATGGGGTGGAGACTATCAAGCTGGCTCATGAATGCCGCAGCACCTCCCGGGGATTCTTCCGCAAGCGCCTCGACGAGCGGCGTCCTGATAAAACCCGGGTGTATGGAATTGACCCGGATATTGTCTTTCGCATACATCAACGCATCATTCTTGCTCATCAAGCGAACGGCACCCTTGGAGGCATGATAGGGAGGCAGGTCCGCGGCACCTACCAGGCCATAGATGGAGGACATATTGATAATGCTTCCTGCGGATATCTTTTGCATGTAGGGGATGGCGTGTTTGGTACAAAGGAATACACCAGTGACATTGATGCTCATGAGTGTCTCCCACTCTTGCTTGGATATCTCATGAGTCGGTTTATCCACGCCGGCGATGCCGGCATTGTTGATCAGGATATCGATCGAT from Gammaproteobacteria bacterium carries:
- a CDS encoding sulfite oxidase, with the translated sequence MKTDPPKLPDWDALRGKLQDSGAAPEVLDRYDEIVSRRSFFGLVGRGGVAAALLGTGAGGYAALSGLFGRGLIPEAWAEEAEQSVSIPGKPGMIVHSSRPVNGEFAPHELADRVTPTARMFVRNNGTVPARAEARDPQGWKLTIDGEVNRPLEISLDQLRQMPATTVHACIECGGNGRVLFNPQPRGNPWARGAISCSEWKGVRLADLLREAGLKDSAVYTGHYGEDLHLGGKDEPPISRGIPIDKAMEEHTIVAYEVNGEELPGLNGYPVRLVVPGWVGSCSHKWLTRIWVRDQVHDGPKMGGYSYRVPAYPVRPGDVPPESDMVIATSWVIKSMITSPAEDFRVKAGDKVKVRGHAWAGEDKVKDVMISTDFGIHWEKAKLTKSSQKYAWNAFEAEVSFPGRGYYEIWARAFDDQGSSQPIIQPWNPRGYLGNVVHRVSGMVSA
- a CDS encoding HNH endonuclease, with the translated sequence MPLEWVNYRDAVRLYYLGQVAYACGSTLVRVRGGINARTGLRSQIDLNSIIATHGSNHALRQARDSYIPPLNNAALFKRDAGLCLYCGTHFRDSELSRDHVTPLSQDGADTWNNVVTACKRCNNHKAGRRPEQAQMELLAVPFTPTHAEYIYLQGKRVLADQMEFLRAHFPRHSPLHLRLAAGA
- a CDS encoding NAD(P) transhydrogenase subunit alpha; this translates as MIEGFTALYIFMLAAFTGYEVIARVPVILHTPLMSGSNFVHGIVLVGAMVALGHADTEAEHLIGFIGVMLAAGNAVGGYVVTERMLEMFKSSKEPAK
- a CDS encoding glucose 1-dehydrogenase, with amino-acid sequence MKRVDQKVAVITGAACGIGRATALLLAREGAKVAVTDINDKAGNSLADEINAAGGLARYWHLDTTDEDNVQKVFAEVVGEFGSIDILINNAGIAGVDKPTHEISKQEWETLMSINVTGVFLCTKHAIPYMQKISAGSIINMSSIYGLVGAADLPPYHASKGAVRLMSKNDALMYAKDNIRVNSIHPGFIRTPLVEALAEESPGGAAAFMSQLDSLHPIGHTGEPDDVAYGVLYLASDESKFVTGAELVIDGGYTAR
- the hemE gene encoding uroporphyrinogen decarboxylase encodes the protein MTQLKNDRFLRALMRQPVDVTPVWMMRQAGRYLPEYRATREKAGDFMSLCQAPELACEVTLQPLERFPLDAAILFSDILTVPDAMGLGVYFEEGEGPRFRKPVRTEADVRALGVPDPEGELRYVMDAVRLIRHELHGRVPLIGFSGSPWTLATYMVEGGSSKHFAILKAMLYDRPELLHRLLETLAAAVTAYLNAQIAAGVQAVMLFDTWGGALGPREYQVFSLDYMTRIIAGLNREHEGQVIPIVLFTKGGGQWLEAMADSGADALGLDWTTDISQARARVGDRVALQGNLDPAVLYARPEHIRTEVERVLAGYGAGPGHVFNLGHGIHPQIEPAHAAAMIDAVHELSRPYHAR
- a CDS encoding Re/Si-specific NAD(P)(+) transhydrogenase subunit alpha translates to MPIVVAVPKETTADERRVALDPSVAERFTKLGCKILLESGAGLSAYQPDSAYASAEAVTDRKTLLGQADVLFKVQPPTLEEADALKEGAVVISFMQAHKNADLVARLRDRKITSFAMELIPRISRAQGMDALSSQAAVAGYKAVLMAADRSGRFFPMLTTAAGTIRPSKVLVIGAGVAGLQAIATARRLGAMVEGYDVRAATKEQVQSLGAKFVDTGVAAEGTGGYARELTDEEKTKQAEILAKHVAAADAVITTAAIPGRPSPRIIPAAVVEQMKPGAVIIDLAAEGGGNCELTRPGEQLEHNGVIIYGPLNVSSMLPVHASEMYAKNLLNFLSPMIKDGKLELDWDDEVIRDSALTHAGEIRHAATRALVEGESS
- a CDS encoding NAD(P)(+) transhydrogenase (Re/Si-specific) subunit beta, with the protein product MIELSYFAAAVLFILGLKRMSSPKTARDGIVWAGAGMLVATLATFFYPGMHNYGLIILAILIGGGAAWYTGKKVAMTDMPQMIATYNGMGGGAAAAIAVVELLKGEFHSQSFLVLAVGGGLIGSVAFSGSMIAFAKLQGLMKKSFLFPGQQKLNLVVFIATVIFGLILIFGSSTGGFPLLAFFVLALAFGIMMTLPIGGADMPVVISLYNALTGLAVAFEGFVLGNAAMIIAGTVVGSAGTLLTQLMAKAMNRPISNVLFSGFGASGGEEAAHDAGGVMKEIDASDAAVMMAYASKVIIVPGYGMAVAQAQHKVWEFCKQLEEKGVTVKFAIHPVAGRMPGHMNVLLAEAGVPYDKIYDLEEINAEFPTADVALIIGANDVVNPVARTDPHSPIYGMPILDADKAKNVIVIKRGRGTGFSGIENALFFLDHTRMLYGDGQEVAGKLIQEVKQL
- a CDS encoding fructosamine kinase family protein, yielding MNIWHDIGEHIRSATGIAVRGARESVGGGCINQAVRLPGVGRDFFVKLNDAAQADMFAAEAEGLREIAATRTVRVPAPVCWGVAGDKTYLVLEHLALGRGGNGALLGTQLAAMHRVTRAEFGWQRDNTIGSTPQINTPTADWVGFWRERRLGYQLELAASNGWGGELQRLGERLLLGLDGLFDDHRPRPSLLHGDLWGGNHGYLADGQPVIFDPAVSFGDREADLAMTELFGGFGDAFQTAYREAWPLETGYPLRRTLYNLYHVLNHLNLFGGGYHDQAVGMLRWLLAELGG
- a CDS encoding cytochrome c-552 like protein gives rise to the protein MTVRRTGITLLLSLLVCAPVGAASDADPQPGKQLFETQCGSCHGLELPKSQRLDRFNWKWVIDDMVNEFGATWITEEQQEQILEYLVEAYGPDRPR